One Oryza brachyantha chromosome 3, ObraRS2, whole genome shotgun sequence DNA segment encodes these proteins:
- the LOC102711417 gene encoding probable inactive poly [ADP-ribose] polymerase SRO3, which produces MDSPVILRPLVVGGHGGGGDGVPSPLLRGWLEFRRSGAPARFLCFEGGAWTDVAGEAAAQLRGAFLEGRTVSEAACSGRVFLFDFLRMVRVDAATAEEAPLGWIDERGACFFPAPEGGRKRKRDEAGSEVKAEQRRVEDGDEASSGVEERSGESPEAAESGRKKARGAWGKAVRLDETERFYKVVEKLFLSRMASFEAARGVAITAVHKVALGPRARAFNLQGQLLAAARGSGGSNAKFAWYGAPAEDVTAAVEHGFGRTNGWLLGGRAHGDGIHLSPPQHPYASAMLTKPDEDGEAHIVLCRVLMGRPEAVPAGSSQFHPSSDYYDSAVDNMENPKWYIVWSADMNTRILPEYVVSFKYPSLPQMEGSLGSASKLKKPSSPAVTRDMFPMLLTEIQRFVPSPKWQNLQRTYNCFKKGQMKKDQFIRFLRSTIGDKVLTTVAKKLRGY; this is translated from the exons ATGGACTCGCCGGTGATCCTGCGGCCCCTTGTTGTTGGGGGacatggaggcggcggcgacggtgtccCGTCGCCGCTCCTGCGCGGGTGGCTGGAGTTCCGGCGgagcggcgcgccggcgaggttCCTCTGCTTCGAGGGCGGCGCGTGGACGGACGTCGCGGGCGAGGCGGCCGCGCAGCTGCGGGGGGCGTTCCTGGAGGGGAGGACCGTGTCCGAGGCCGCCTGCTCCGGGAGGGTGTTCCTGTTCGACTTTCTGCGGATGGTGCGGGTCGACGCGGCCACCGCCGAGGAGGCCCCGCTGGGGTGGAtcgacgagcgcggcgcgtGCTTCTTCCCTGCCCCCGAGGgtgggaggaagaggaagagggacGAGGCGGGGTCGGAGGTGAAGGCGGAGCAGCGACGGGTGGAGGACGGGGACGAGGCGTCGTCCGGCGTGGAGGAGCGGTCCGGCGAGAGCCCCGAGGCAGCTGAGTCCGGCAGGAAGAAGGCGCGCGGGGCGTGGGGGAAGGCGGTGAGGCTGGACGAGACGGAGAGGTTCTACAAGGTGGTGGAGAAGCTCTTCCTCAGTCGGATGGCTTCCTTCGAGGCGGCCCGCGGCGTGGCGATCACAGCGGTGCACAAGGTCGCGCTGGGCCCCCGGGCAAGAGCTTTCAATCTTCAGGGACAGCTTCTTGCCGCTGCTCGCGGTTCAGGTGGCAGCAATGCGAAGTTCGCGTGGTACGGCGCGCCGGCAGAGGATGTGACCGCCGCGGTGGAACACGGCTTCGGCAGGACGAACGGGTGGTTGCTCGGAGGGCGTGCTCATGGAGATGGCATCCACCTTTCGCCGCCACAGCACCCTTACGCTAG TGCGATGCTGACCAAGCCagacgaggacggcgaggcaCATATCGTGCTGTGCCGTGTCCTGATGGGCCGTCCGGAGGCCGTCCCTGCCGGTTCTTCCCAGTTCCACCCCAGCAGCGATTACTACGACAGTGCCGTCGACAACATGGAAAACCCAAAGTGGTATATTGTATGGAGCGCAGACATGAACACTAGGATCCTACCAGAGTACGTGGTCAGCTTCAAGTACCCCAGTCTGCCTCAGATGGAAG GATCATTGGGTTCGGCATCAAAGTTGAAGAAGCCTTCATCGCCAGCAGTTACTCGTGACATGTTCCCTATGCTTTTGACGGAGATCCAGCGGTTCGTACCATCCCCAAAGTGGCAGAATTTGCAGAGGACTTACAACTGCTTCAAG AAAGGACAGATGAAGAAGGATCAGTTCATCCGGTTCTTGCGCTCCACCATCGGCGACAAGGTGTTGACCACTGTGGCCAAGAAACTCCGAGGGTACTAG
- the LOC102711679 gene encoding inositol-tetrakisphosphate 1-kinase 2 isoform X2 produces MCGRKKGITLIAIDDTRPLADQGPFDIILHKITSKEWQQVLEDYHEEHPEVTVLDPPNAIKHLNNRQSMLAEVSDLNMSSFYGEICTPRQLVVMKDPSSIPTAVAMAGLTLPLVAKPLVVDGTSKSHELSLAYDEASLSMLDPPLVLQEFVNHGGILFKVYIIGEYIQVVRRFSLPDVNTYDLLNNTGVYRLPRVSCAAASADHADLEPHIAELPPRPLLEKLGRELRGRLGLRLFNIDMIRELGTKDRYYIIDINYFPGFGKMPGYEHIFTDFLVNLAQSKYKKCLSGG; encoded by the exons ATGTGCGGCAG GAAGAAGGGAATTACTCTCATAGCAATTGATGACACCCGTCCGCTTGCAGATCAAGGCCCATTTGATATCATCTTGCACAAG ATTACTAGCAAGGAATGGCAACAGGTTCTGGAG GATTATCATGAGGAACACCCAGAAGTTACAGTCCTTGACCCACCAAATGCTATCAAGCATCTAAATAATCGGCAATCGATGCTTGCAGAAGTATCTGATTTGAACATGTCCAGTTTCTACG GAGAAATTTGCACTCCACGCCAACTGGTTGTTATGAAAGATCCATCCTCTATACCAACCGCAGTTGCCATGGCTGGACTAACGTTGCCCTTGG TTGCAAAACCACTGGTTGTTGATGGAACATCTAAATCCCATGAACTATCTCTTGCATATGATGAGGCATCCTTGTCAATGCTTGACCCTCCTCTGGTCCTCCAGGAATTTGTGAACCATG GTGGAATCCTCTTCAAGGTGTACATCATTGGTGAATATATACAGGTTGTACGGCGTTTCTCTCTTCCTGATGTTAACACCTATGATTTACTAAACAATACTGGCGTCTACCGACTTCCAAGAGTTTCATGTGCTGCAGCAAGCGCAGACCATGCAGACCTTGAGCCTCATATCGCAG AACTTCCTCCAAGACCGCTCCTAGAGAAACTGGGAAGGGAGCTTCGTGGACGACTG GGTTTAAGATTGTTCAACATAGATATGATCAGAGAACTTGGAACCAAAGATCGGTACTATATAATTGACATCAACTACTTCCCAG GGTTCGGGAAAATGCCAGGTTATGAGCACATATTCACCGATTTCTTGGTAAATCTTGCGCAAAGCAAGTACAAGAAGTGCCTAAGCGGCGGCTGA
- the LOC102711679 gene encoding inositol-tetrakisphosphate 1-kinase 2 isoform X1, whose product MRLHGEVSFDEDEEEVAVVPAALPSPLNGGAVAVTRLVVGYALTKKKVKSFLQPKLLLLARKKGITLIAIDDTRPLADQGPFDIILHKITSKEWQQVLEDYHEEHPEVTVLDPPNAIKHLNNRQSMLAEVSDLNMSSFYGEICTPRQLVVMKDPSSIPTAVAMAGLTLPLVAKPLVVDGTSKSHELSLAYDEASLSMLDPPLVLQEFVNHGGILFKVYIIGEYIQVVRRFSLPDVNTYDLLNNTGVYRLPRVSCAAASADHADLEPHIAELPPRPLLEKLGRELRGRLGLRLFNIDMIRELGTKDRYYIIDINYFPGFGKMPGYEHIFTDFLVNLAQSKYKKCLSGG is encoded by the exons ATGCGGCTGCACGGGGAGGTTTCCTTCGAtgaggacgaggaggaagtGGCGGTGGTTCCGGcggcgctgccgtcgccgctcaaCGGCGGGGCCGTGGCGGTGACGAGGCTTGTGGTGGGGTACGCCCTCACCAAGAAGAAGGTGAAGAGCTTCCTACAGCCCAAGCTGCTCTTGCTGGCGAG GAAGAAGGGAATTACTCTCATAGCAATTGATGACACCCGTCCGCTTGCAGATCAAGGCCCATTTGATATCATCTTGCACAAG ATTACTAGCAAGGAATGGCAACAGGTTCTGGAG GATTATCATGAGGAACACCCAGAAGTTACAGTCCTTGACCCACCAAATGCTATCAAGCATCTAAATAATCGGCAATCGATGCTTGCAGAAGTATCTGATTTGAACATGTCCAGTTTCTACG GAGAAATTTGCACTCCACGCCAACTGGTTGTTATGAAAGATCCATCCTCTATACCAACCGCAGTTGCCATGGCTGGACTAACGTTGCCCTTGG TTGCAAAACCACTGGTTGTTGATGGAACATCTAAATCCCATGAACTATCTCTTGCATATGATGAGGCATCCTTGTCAATGCTTGACCCTCCTCTGGTCCTCCAGGAATTTGTGAACCATG GTGGAATCCTCTTCAAGGTGTACATCATTGGTGAATATATACAGGTTGTACGGCGTTTCTCTCTTCCTGATGTTAACACCTATGATTTACTAAACAATACTGGCGTCTACCGACTTCCAAGAGTTTCATGTGCTGCAGCAAGCGCAGACCATGCAGACCTTGAGCCTCATATCGCAG AACTTCCTCCAAGACCGCTCCTAGAGAAACTGGGAAGGGAGCTTCGTGGACGACTG GGTTTAAGATTGTTCAACATAGATATGATCAGAGAACTTGGAACCAAAGATCGGTACTATATAATTGACATCAACTACTTCCCAG GGTTCGGGAAAATGCCAGGTTATGAGCACATATTCACCGATTTCTTGGTAAATCTTGCGCAAAGCAAGTACAAGAAGTGCCTAAGCGGCGGCTGA
- the LOC102712703 gene encoding thymidine kinase-like — MRSICAMRSLLAASTFLRSTASSLRPASRTLPSRLSLSRPRLGAARPVSAAAAESRGGGGSDSGMDDHLVRSGEIHVIVGPMFAGKTTALLRRVQVEAGNGRNVALIKSDKDNRYGLDSVVTHDGTKMACWALPELSSFQDKLGAEAYDKVDVIGIDEAQFFDDLHDFCCKAADRDGKIVVVAGLDGDYKRNKFGSVLDIIPLADSVTKLTARCELCGRRAFFTLRKTRETKTELIGGADVYMPVCRQHYLDGQIVIEATRIVLERSTVIHAMK, encoded by the exons ATGCGCTCCATTTGCGCAATGAGatccctcctcgccgcctccaccttcctACGCTCCACCGCTTCCTCTCTGCGGCCCGCTTCACGTACGCTCCCTTCCCGGCTGAGCCTCTCCCGCCCTAGgctcggcgcggcgaggccggTCTCTGCGGCAGCGGCCGAGtctcgaggcggcggcggcagtgacTCTGGAATGGATGACCATTTGGTGCGTTCCGGCGAGATTCACGTCATCGTGGGCCCCATGTTCGCCGGGAAGACCACGGCCCTTCTCCGGCGCGTGCAGGTCGAGGCTGGCAATGGCAG GAACGTGGCACTCATCAAGTCTGACAAGGACAATAGGTATGGATTGGATTCTGTCGTAACACATGATGGCACAAAGATGGCATGCTGGGCTTTACCTGAGCTTTCAAGTTTTCAAGATAAATTAGGAGCAGAGGCTTATGATAAg GTTGATGTCATAGGTATTGACGAAGCACAGTTCTTTGATGATCTTCATGATTTCTGCTGCAAAGCTGCTGACCGTGATGGAAAAATTGTTGTAGTCGCAGGGCTAGATGGCGACTACAAAAG GAACAAGTTTGGCTCAGTTCTGGACATTATACCCTTGGCTGACTCAGTCACCAAGCTTACCGCGCGCTGTGAGTTATGTGGTCGCCGTGCATTCTTCACGTTGAGGAAGACACGGGAAACTAAGACTGAGCTCATTGGAGGAGCTGATGTATACATGCCTGTATGTAGGCAACACTACCTGGATGGGCAGATTGTCATTGAGGCCACAAGGATTGTTCTTGAAAGATCCACAGTGATCCATGCTATGAAATGA
- the LOC107303744 gene encoding homeobox-leucine zipper protein HOX19-like isoform X1 produces MAQEDVVGGGHLLSDAGLALGLSLGGGTAADGPAQHRRPSPPQCPLEPSLTLSMPDDAAGGAAGSGGGGAAHSVSSLSVGAVKRERAEEADGERVSSTAAGRDDADDDGSTRKKLRLTKEQSALLEDRFREHSTLNPVRHKQKVALAKQLNLRPRQVEVWFQNRRARTKLKQTEVDCEFLKRCCETLTEENRRLQRELQELRAVKFAPPPPPPPSSTAHQPAAAAPFYMQLPAATLTICPSCERVGGPASAGKVADGAKAGPGRTTTHHFFNPFTHSAAC; encoded by the exons ATGGCTCAGGAggacgtcgtcggcggcggccacctccTGAGCGACGCCGGCCTGGCGCTGGGCCTGTCCCTCGGCGGAGGAACGGCGGCCGACGGGCCGGCGCAGCACcggcgcccgtcgccgccgcagtgCCCGCTGGAGCCGTCGCTGACGCTGAGCATGCCCGAcgacgcggccggcggcgcggccgggtccggcgggggcggcgccgcgcaCAGCGTGTCGTCGCTGTCCGTCGGGGCGGTGAAGAGGgagcgcgcggaggaggccgacggcgagagggtgtcgtcgacggcggccgggcgggacgacgccgacgacgacgggagCACCCGCAAGAAGCTCCGCCTGACCAAGGAGCAGTCCGCGCTCCTGGAGGACCGCTTCCGGGAGCACAGCACGCTCAACCCGGTACGTCAC AAGCAGAAAGTCGCTTTAGCGAAGCAACTGAACCTCCGGCCAAGGCAGGTGGAGGTCTGGTTCCAAAACAGAAGAGCAAG GACAAAGCTGAAGCAGACGGAGGTGGACTGCGAGTTCCTCAAGCGCTGCTGCGAGACGCTCACCGAGGAGAACCGCCGGCTGCAGCGCGAGCTGCAGGAGCTCCGCGCGGTCAAGttcgccccgccgccgccgccgccgccatcctcgaCGGCCCACcagccggcagcggcggcgccgttcTACATGCAGCTCCCGGCCGCGACGCTCACCATCTGCCCGTCCTGCGAGCGCGTCGGTGGCCCGGCGTCCGCCGGCAAGGTCGCCGACGGGGCCAAGGCCGGGCCCGGCCGGACCACCACCCACCACTTCTTCAACCCCTTCACCCACTCCGCCGCCTGCTGA
- the LOC107303744 gene encoding homeobox-leucine zipper protein HOX19-like isoform X2, whose translation MAQEDVVGGGHLLSDAGLALGLSLGGGTAADGPAQHRRPSPPQCPLEPSLTLSMPDDAAGGAAGSGGGGAAHSVSSLSVGAVKRERAEEADGERVSSTAAGRDDADDDGSTRKKLRLTKEQSALLEDRFREHSTLNPKQKVALAKQLNLRPRQVEVWFQNRRARTKLKQTEVDCEFLKRCCETLTEENRRLQRELQELRAVKFAPPPPPPPSSTAHQPAAAAPFYMQLPAATLTICPSCERVGGPASAGKVADGAKAGPGRTTTHHFFNPFTHSAAC comes from the exons ATGGCTCAGGAggacgtcgtcggcggcggccacctccTGAGCGACGCCGGCCTGGCGCTGGGCCTGTCCCTCGGCGGAGGAACGGCGGCCGACGGGCCGGCGCAGCACcggcgcccgtcgccgccgcagtgCCCGCTGGAGCCGTCGCTGACGCTGAGCATGCCCGAcgacgcggccggcggcgcggccgggtccggcgggggcggcgccgcgcaCAGCGTGTCGTCGCTGTCCGTCGGGGCGGTGAAGAGGgagcgcgcggaggaggccgacggcgagagggtgtcgtcgacggcggccgggcgggacgacgccgacgacgacgggagCACCCGCAAGAAGCTCCGCCTGACCAAGGAGCAGTCCGCGCTCCTGGAGGACCGCTTCCGGGAGCACAGCACGCTCAACCCG AAGCAGAAAGTCGCTTTAGCGAAGCAACTGAACCTCCGGCCAAGGCAGGTGGAGGTCTGGTTCCAAAACAGAAGAGCAAG GACAAAGCTGAAGCAGACGGAGGTGGACTGCGAGTTCCTCAAGCGCTGCTGCGAGACGCTCACCGAGGAGAACCGCCGGCTGCAGCGCGAGCTGCAGGAGCTCCGCGCGGTCAAGttcgccccgccgccgccgccgccgccatcctcgaCGGCCCACcagccggcagcggcggcgccgttcTACATGCAGCTCCCGGCCGCGACGCTCACCATCTGCCCGTCCTGCGAGCGCGTCGGTGGCCCGGCGTCCGCCGGCAAGGTCGCCGACGGGGCCAAGGCCGGGCCCGGCCGGACCACCACCCACCACTTCTTCAACCCCTTCACCCACTCCGCCGCCTGCTGA